TCTCCAACAGGCAGAGCAGGTGGAGGATGATGGCCAGCGCCTTGGTGAACTGCGCCGAGTCTCCGGGCTCCTTGGCGAGCTGCAGGGCGCGTTCCACTTCCCGGACCCCTTTGGTGAGAACCCCCATGAGGTCTGCAAAGCCGATCTGTGTGCCCAGGCTGCCCTTGGCCGCCCGGTCCTGCAGCACGTAGGAGAAGAGTTCGGCGAAGGAGAGGAAGCTGCTGGCGGTCATGGGGCTCAGAGGCTCCAGGTTGCTCTGCTGCATGTCCAGGGCGTACTTCCACAAGCGGATGCAGCGCTCAAAATGGCCCGAGTCGGCGTACACGGCGCCCCTGTAACGGATATAGTAGGAAGTGTCCgggtgggagggacccaggatGCGCTCGCGGATCAACAGGGCCTGCATGCGCATCTCGTCGGGGTCGGTGATCAGCGCCTCCAGCTCCTCGGTGCTGTTGACCTCCCTGGAATAGTCATAGGCCAGGACCAGCTGCGGGGGCTCCGGTTTGGGCAGGTACTCGCCCCCCTGGTGACGCAGCTCCATGGCCCGCCTCCAGTGTTTAAGGGCACCAAGCAGATCTCGTTTCTTATCCACGTACGTGGCTCCCAGCAATTCCAAGGCTTCCACGGCAGCTTCTCGGCTGGTGGGACAGCAGCTTTCATAAGACTCCCCGTTCAGTGGTTCCTCCGGGGAGGAGCGGCAGCATGGAGCCCCCCGAGGCTGTGCACACCCCTGGCTGGTGGAGGGGCCTTCTTGGGGAAGCCCAGGCTGAGCCTCTCCCCCTGCGACCTGCTCCTGGCCGGGCTGCTCCTGGATGAGGTACTCCACGATGTTGGTGTGGCCCGTAACGCTGGCCGCGAGCAGAGGGGTCATGCCGTAGCCATCACGTTCCATGCGGGCCTTGCaccccagcagcagctgcaggatCTCCAGGCTGCCGGACTCGGCGCAGTCGTGCAAGGCCGTGTTGCCCTTGGCGCTGCGCCGGTTCACCTGGGCGCCCTGCTCCAGCAGGTAGCGGGCGATCTCGCGGTGGCCCTTGTAGCACGAGATCATGAGGCACGTGTGGCCGTGCCGGTTCGCCACCTCCAGGTCGGCCTGGTGCTCGCCGACCAGGTAGCGCACCACCTCCAGGTGGCCGTCGAAGCAGGCGGCGCGCAGGGGCGTGGAGTTGGTGCGCGTGGTGCGGTTCACCGAGGCCCCGCGGCGCAGCAGGCTCCGCACCACATCCAGGTGGCCCGCGGCGGAGGCGGCCCACAGCGGCGGCGCGCCCTCGATGGTCTCTCCATCGAAGTGTACCGAGCCACCGGCCTCCACGCTCGCGCCGCACCGGTCCACCAGGTACTCCACCACGTCCAGGTGGCCGTAGCGGGCGGCGATGAGCAGCGGCGTCCCCCCGCCGGCCACCTCGCCTGTCAGTTCGTCCAGTTCCTCCCGGCTCCGGCCGCTGAGCAGCTTCTGGAGCAGCTGCAGCTTGCCGTCACGGGCGGCGTTGTACACGGCGGTGCGGAGGTCCATGGTCCGGGCCTCCGCCAGGCCATGGGCCGGCCGCCGGGGGACGGGGAGACGGAGGATCAGAGCCCGGACGGGCTGGAGGCAACCTTCACCGTCTCCCTCGCCGCCATCTTAGGGGCTCCTCGGGGGGAACAAAATGGCTGCCGCGACCCGACAGATGGGAGCACGCCGGGAAATGGAGTCCTCTAGGCGGGCCCACTCTGTATAACAAAGAAGGAATCTTGGGGACTCAAGACTACGCTTCCCAAGAGGCCACAGGCCAGCCTTTGCGAGCTGTGAGCGCGCGGCATGATGGGAATTGCCGTTCCAATCACAGCGCGCGGCAGCGGAAGCCAGCAATTTGAGGACTACAATTCCCTTTATGCCGTGCGACACGACCTACCTTGTGGGAACCGGCGAAATTTGGTGACGTACTTCCTGTGGCTGTCTCTGCATCAGAGCCTATTGAGAAAGCGGACGCGGTACCGTTAATGACTACATTTCCCAAAAGGAATCGCGAGCGACTCAGCCAATCAGGACCGAGAGCGAAGGCTAAGAGTGGCCAGAGCGGGGCGCGTCTGATTCGGAGCGTAAGCGAGCGGCGCACCGGCAGGGGGCGTCGGGAGGAGGCCGAAAAGCGGGTCAGGGCCAAAAGGTTTTGAGCTGAGGACAGGCAGAGGTAAGGGTCAAAATCTCGCGCCCACTTCTCACTGGTAcgatcatttattcattcatttacacacatgtatttctatgctagcatgtgtcagaattgcCTTCCCTTATGTTATTGacgtatttattttatttcttctctttcaatcactttgttttgtttttgtttttgacacggagtctcccaggttgcccaggctggggtgccatgccgcagtctcggctcacggcaacctccgcctcgcgggctcaagagatcctcctgcctcagcctctcgagcagatGGGAcaacaggtgtccaccaccacacacagctaatttttgtatttttagtagaggccgggttttgccatgttggccaggctggtctcgaactcccggcctcaggcgATTCGCCCTCCTTGGCTttcgaaagtgctaggattaccggcgtgagccactgcgccccgtcTGACAtgctgatttcaattcctttggataaatacccagaagtgggattgcggGATCATCTGGTAGttcaatattatatatttttggacAGTCCATACCTTTTTCTATAATGGCAATACTAATTAAAATTATCATAAATAAGGCCAGGAGCAggggctgacgcctataatcccaacaccttgggaggctgaggccagtggatcatagggtcaggagtttgagaccaacctggccaacatagagaaaccccttctcgactaaaaacacaaaaattagctgggcgtggtggtgcgcacctgtaatcccagctgctcgggaggctgaggcaggagaatctcttgaacacgggaggcagaggttgtggtgagcagagatcacaccactgtactccagcctgggccacagagtgagactgttacctttcatctttttgataacagctaTTCTAGCAATTGTAAGGTGATCCGTTTCCCTGCATTATTTGACaacaatgaatttattttatggaaaagaaaTCTTTGGctggaattctttatttttaaagtttattcgAGATGTAATATACATAcactaaaatgcatttttaatccAGAGGACAGGTTTGGCCAGGGaaggtgactcacatctgtaatcccagcactttgggaggctgaggtgggaggatcacttgagcccaggaattcaagaccagcctgggaaacatagggagaccccatctctccacaaaaatacaaaaattggccaggtgtggtggcgtgcacctgctgtctcggctacttgggaggccgaagtgggaggatcacttgaacctaggaggtcaaggctgcagtgagccgccaTGAttacgccgttgcactccagcctgggtgacagagggagaccctgtctccaagatCAATCGATCAGTCAATCGATAGAACAGTTGTGACAGTCATGCAGTTATGTAGCCAGTATCACAACCGAGAGGTTCAACAGCGTCGTCATTCAGAATGCTATCTCATGCCCTTCTGGTCAACGCCTTTGTCCACCCGCAGCCACTGGTAACTGATGATCTGTTCTCTGCATTTCATAATAAGAGCATATAAATGGGAAAATGCAAGATGTGCTCTGGGGTCTGCTGTGTTCATTCAGCACAATGCATTGGAGATGTATCTATGCTGTTGCAGGTATTAGGGGCTCACTGACTTTTATTACGGAGCTGTATTCCATGGCAAGAAAGAtccactattctttttttttttgttttgagacagagtgtcgctcttgttacccaggctggagtgcaatggcacgatctcggctcaccgcaacctccgcctcctgggttcaagcaattctcctgcctcagcctcctgagtagctgggattacaggcacgtgccaccatgcccagctgattttttgtatttttagtagagacggggtttcaccatgttgaccaggatggtctcgatctctcgacctcgtgatccacccgcctcggcctcccaaagtgctgggattacaggcttgagccaccgcgcccagccaagatccACTATTCTTATCTCCATTACGTGATGGCTCTTTCCAGTTttagatgattaaaaataaagctgctataaacttTAGCGTACAGGTCTTTGTGtggaaatatgttttcatttctcttgggtaatgCCTAGGAATGTAagtatgcttttttctttttctttttctttttttgagtctgagtattgctctatcaccaggctggagtgcagtggcatgatctcagctcactgcaacttccaactaactccctagttcaagtgattcttctgcctcagcctcccaagtagctggcattacaggtgtgcgccaccacatccagctaatttttgtatttttagtagagaaggggttccaccatgttggccagaatggtcttgatctcctgaccttgtgatctgcccactttggcctcccaaagtgttggaattataggtgtgaaccaccatgcccagcttttttctttctttctttctttttttttttttttttgagatgaagttttgctcttgttgcccaggctggagtgcaatggcacgatctcggctcaccacaacttctgcctcctgggttcaagtgatctccagcctcagcctcctgagtagctgggattacaggcacgcgccaccatgcccagctaatttggtatttttagtagagatgggatttattcatgttggtcaggatggtctcaaactcctggactcaagtgatccaccggcctcagcctcccagggtgctggtactacaggcatgagccacctcgtccgGCCACCAATTCTTTTTCGAGGCTTTTTCCTGTGTGGTACAACATGAACAAATGCCTCTAAATAGGATTTTGTGGCGTTTGAAATGTTTCTAATTAAATAGTCAACCAtttgaaatatacacacacatactccaaagtaatatttttttttttttttttttgagacggagttttcactctgttgttcaggctgtagtgcaatggcacaatctcggctcactgcaatctctgcctcctgagttcaagaggttcttctggccgggcgcggtggctcaagcctgtaatcccagcactttgggaggccgaggtgggtggatcacgaggtcaagagatcgagaccatcctggtcaacatagtgaaaccccgtctctactaaaaatacaaaaaattagctgggcatggtggcgcgtgcctgtaatcccagctactcaggaggccgagacaggagaattgcctgagcccaggaggcggaggttgcggtgagccgagattgcgccattgcactccagcctgggtaacaagagtgaaactccgtctcaaaaaaaaaaaaagaggttcttctatctcagtagctgggattacaggtgcacgccgccatgccggctaatttttgtatttttagtagagatgaggtttcactatgttggccaggctagtctcgaactgctggcctcaagtaatccacacatctcagcttcccaaagtgctgggattacaaacttgagccaccacccccggccttgccttccttccttccctctttccctccctccctccctccctccctccctctttccttcttccctccctccctccctccctcccttccttccttccttccttccttcccagccaAAATGTCAGAATTTCTGTAGTGAAATCAGGACTCCATATTTGCAACAGAGGACCAGGTGCAgcaactcacgcctgtaatttagacactttgggaggctgaggagggcagatcacctgaggtcaggagtttgagaccagcctggccaacatggtgaaaccccatctctactaaaaatacaaaattagctcagtgtggtggtgggtgcctgtaatcccagctactcgagaggctgaggtaggagaatcgcttgaacctggcgggcagaggttgcagtgagccgaaactgtgccactgtactccaacctgggtttgacagagcgagactccgtctcaaaaaaaaaaaaaaagtttaaactcaACTATGATTTGAAGGTCGCGTGGGTGTCTGTCAACCCGAAGGCGTCTTTGCGGTTTTTTGTCGTTGTTCTTTGCAGTTTGTTTGTtggggtctcactccgtcacccaggctgcagctgaagtgcagtggtgcgctctggactcactgcagcctccgcctcccgggttcaaaggattcttctgcctcggcctcccgagtagctgggattacaggcgcctgcagCCGTGACCCGCTAACttcggtatttttagtagagacggggtttcaccttgttggccaagttggtcttgaactcctgccctcaggtgatccacccgccttctcctcccaaggtgctgggatgacaggcatgagccgccgcacccggccGCTTCCTTGTGCTTTAATGTCCTTCCACAGATGGCAACGTCTTACAATCTGTTCTCACTACGAGGTAATTAcaggatttatttaaaaaattaattcgcTAGAGGGAGTGAGGTCCAGTCATAGGACAGAGCTTGAAGCTGCATGTTAAATGTCCACTTTTGGGGCTGCCAGGGTGTACCTGTGACTGGGCGTGAGACCATTCCGGGACATGAGAAGCTCCAGCCAGATGGGCCCTGGTCGGCCCCTGGGACACTCTTTTTGCCTCTTACAACGTTTGGCACCGTAGGGAAGCTAAGCGTTTTGCGTAAAAATACTTCATTCACCATTTGCCTCTCCACGCAGCCAAGAGGTTAATGCTGTAGGCTGAATTCCTGGATACAGCGACCAAGTCCGCTGCCAGACAGCGGCCCCCGCTCTCTGAACCTcgctttctcatctataaaatgagaacacAGGAGCGTGAGCAGGAAAACATCTAAAAGTGCtttgtggccaggtgtgatggctcacgtctgtgatcccagcactttgggaggccgaggtgggcggatcatttgaggccaggggttcgagaccagagtggacaacatggtgaaaccccgtctctactaaaaatataaaaattcgccaggtgtggtggcgggcacctgtaatcccaactactcaggaggctgaggcaggagaattgcttgaacccggaaggaggaggttgcagtgaaccgagattgcgccatggcacaccaggctgggtgacagagtgagacgcggtctcaaaacagaataataaataaataaaaatacaaaataaaaaaaatggtttgtaggccaggcgtggtggctcactcctgtaatcccagcactttgggaggcagaggcaggtggatcatttgaggtcaggaattcaagaccagcctggccaacatggcaaaaccctgtctctactaaaaatacaaaaatcagctgggtgtggtggtgggcacctgtagtcccagctactggggaggctgaggcaggacagtggcttgaactgggaggcagaggttgcagtgagccaagatggaaccacagcgctccagcctgggtgacagggtgaaactctcaaaaaaaaaaaaaaaaaaaaaaaaaaagccgggtgcggtggctcaagcctgtaatcccagcactttgggaggccgaggcgggtggatcacgaggtcaagagatcgagaccatcctggtcaacatggtgaaaccccgtctctactaaaaatacaaaaaatcagctgggcatggtggtgcgtgcctgtaatcccagctactcaggaggctgaggcaggagaattgcctgaacccaggaggcggaggttgcggtgagccgagatcgcaccattgcactccagcctgggtaacaagagcgacactccgtctcaaaaaaaaaaaaaaaaaaaaaaaaaggtaccaaaTAACAAGTTAAGTCCTACCATGTTCTCTGTTCCCTGGGTTATGGAAGGGGCTGCACCTGCCTGGTGGTGCTGAGGTACCGTGTGATGGTGAGATCGGGGCTCAGACTGAACTCAAAGCTCCGCCGTCTTACAGAGAAGCCACCTGGGCCTGGGCAGATGTGTCGTTCTCAGAACTGTTATTGCACTGAAATTCTCAGAAGTGTTAAGGGTAAAAATTCCCACTGCTACCCCCCATCCCTTGCAACAAACCGCAGACTTTAGCCTCTGTACAGACAGCTTGCCTTGCACACCCTCGTGCCCCCTGAACAAGGATGTGGTTTTGCAGCTTAAATGCCTCGCTCCCCCTGAGCTCGGGGCCGTGGGTTGGGGAGACATGAGTCCTCCGTGGccaccggcaataaagaccctgcagtTTGGCATACgtttgtcttggtgttgattttCTGTGCTCACCCCGGTGCAATAATGGGTGCCCCTGTGCGTTTCTTCCCACtaccctgttttgttttgcttttgctttttttttttttttttttgagacggagttttgctcttgttacccaggctggagtgcaatggcacaatctcggctcaccgcaacctccgcctcccgggttcaggtaattctcctgcctcagcctcctgagtaactgggattacaggcacgcgccaccacgcccagctaattttttgtatttttagtagagacggggtttcaccatgttgaccaggatggtctcgatctcttgacctcgtgatccacccgcctcggcctcccaaagtgctgggattacaggcttgagccaccgcgcccggcctgcttttgctttttttgagacagagtcgtgctctgttgccaggctggagtgcagtggcacgatctcggctcactgcaaactccgcctcccaagttcaagcgattttcctgcctcagcctcctgagtagctagctgggactacaggcgcgtgtcaccatcccagactaatttttttttttttttggtatttttagtagagacggggtttcaccacgttggccaggagagtcttgatctcttgacctcatgatccacctgccttggcctcccaaagtgttgggattacaggcgtgagccaccacacctggtgccCACTACCCTGTTCTATGACTCCTTGGAGGTAGCTGGAAATCATTATTGGCTTGTGTATTTACACCAGGGGTAATGGACAAATGCTGGCACTCGGTAAACCTCCgccctccaactccctgggaagttgaagtgagccgagatcgcgccactgcctgggtgaaagagagactttgtctcaaaaaaaaaaaaaaggaattgaccTCACTTATGTTGATATGTTGGTGTATACTGGCTCATAAAAGCTGATCGTTaaattttcaggatttttttccccaaccaGTTGTTAATCACGGCCAGTGTTGGAAAttaaggctgagcatggtggcttacacctataatcccggcattgtgggaggccgaggcgggtggatcctttgagcctttttttgttgttgtttagagatggggtctcgctatgttgcccaggctggagtgcagtggctattcacaggcaccctcccactactgatcagcacgggagttttgacccgctcccgtttctgacctgggccggttcacccctccttaggcaacctgatggtcccccgctcccgggaggtcaccatactgatgctgaacacccgatcggcatagcgcaccacagcccagaactcctgggctcaagcaatcctctggcctcagcctcccgagtaactgggactacaggcgtgagccaccgcacccagcaagcctattttttttttcctctatagcACACACCCCTTTCTAGCCGAGCCTACTCTATACATATTTAGAATGTTTGTTCAGGGAGTCTTCTCTGCTGTGTTCACAGCTGCGTTCTGGTTTCTAAAGCAGAGTAggtgtgctcaataaatatatgtggaggccaggcgcggtggctcacgcctgtaatcccagcactttgggaggccaaggcgagcggatcacctgaggtcaggagttcgagagcaccctgaccaacacagcgaaaccctgtctctactaaaaatacaaaattagcctggtgtggtggtaggcacctgtaatcccaactactcgggaggctgaggcaggagaatctctggaacccgggaggcggaggttacagtgagctaagatcatgccacgacactccagcctgggcaacaagagcaaaactccgtctcaaataataatagtaagaataacaacaataaattaaaaaatatatatatatatctgcggAATGAATAAAGGGGTCAGCCCAGGAAGCACATTCCAAACACGGTACCACCCCATGTTTCTGTGGTGCTGGCACATTTTGGGGGTCTCCAGTGTTTTCTgtcatctgatttttaaatttttcctgcaGACTTGCTGGTTTCCAAGGATGGAGCCATGAGGAGACTCAGTGGGGGCTAGGATCAGCTCGTGACTGCGGCCCACGCCAGGCAAGCttccccgccccagcccctcTGCCATCTGTGCGCCTGTTCTCCTGCTACCTGTCCCCAagccaggctccaggcttgcaaaTGTCCCCTTGCCATGCATCAGCACAGCTCAGGCGGCCAGCCAGGCACACGCCGCAGGGTGTCATTAGCTGCAGCGCCTAAACATGACAGCCAGGCCACCTGCGAGGGCCAGGGAGGTGACGGGGACAGCTAGGGACATGCCGAACCCCACCAGGGGGTTTTCATCCTAAgatgccttcctttttttttttttttttaaaatggaaaaatatgttcaacattcAGATAAATAGAGAAGAATGCAAAATAGACCCCATCAAAGCAATGCCAAAGGTGAGGTGGATTTAGTAATTCACGGATTTGTTTATTCCAGCTTTACTTAGAGGCTACTGCATGTTGGCCCTGATTCCGGAGCTGGAAGCTAGACCAGGGAGCAAAATAAACCAAACAGACccttaaaagaatattttttaaaatgtaatagctTTTGGAGTACAAGTTGTTTTTATGGATTAATTGgacagtggtgaagtctgagattttagcacacccatcacccaagcagagTACTTTGTACTCAATATGTAGTTTTCTGGGggtttttgtgtgttgttttggtttggttttttttgagaaagagtgtggctctgttgcccaggctggagtgtagtggcataatctctgctcactgcaacctccacttgctgggctcaagtcattctcctgcctcagcctcctgagtagctgggattacagacacctgccaccacacccagctaatttttggttttttttttttgtttttttttttgagacggagttttgctcttgttacccaggctggagtgcaatggcacgatctcggctcaccgcaacctccgtctcctgggttcaggcaattctcctgcctttgcctcctgagtagctgggattacaggcatgcgccaccatgcccagctaattttttgtatttttagtagagacggggtttcaccatgttgaccaggatggtctcgatctctcgacctcgtgatccacccgcctcggcctcccaaagtgctgggattacaggcttgagccactgcgcccggcctgatttttgtatttttagtagagacagggtttcatcatgttggccaggctggtctcgaactcctgacctcgggcgaTCCACtgagcttggcctcccaaagtgctgggattacaggcgtgaggcacagTGTCTGGCCCCAGTTTGTAGTTTTTTATCCCTTACTCTCTATTCCCTCCCTGCTTCTGAGTAGCCAGTGTCCATTATgccattgtttttaaatttaaatttttattttttgagacaagatctctctccgttttccaggctggagtacagtggtgcaatcatagctcaatgcagcttcgaactcctgggctcaagcaatcctcctgcctcacactcccgagtagccaggactagaggcatgcatgcaccactgtacccacctaatttttttttttttttttttttttttgaggcagagtcttgccttgtcgcccaggctggagtgcagtggctcgatctcagctcactgcaacctccaaatcctgggttcaggtgattctcctgcctcagcttcctgagtagctggaggtgcccaccaccatgcccagctaactttttgtatttttagtagagatggggtttcaccatgttggccaggatggtctcgatcacctgacctcatgatctgcctgccatggcctcccaaagtgccaggattataggcatgagccactgagcccagctaattaaaaaatatttttttttgtagaggtgggatcttgCTACAGtgtccaggctggtttgaaactcctgagctcaaatggtCCTCCCTCCTTctgctctcaaagtgctgggattccaggtgtgagtcactgtgtcccatccattatatcactctgtatgcctttgcaaacccatagcttagctctcacttgtaagtgagaataaacagtatttggtttttcatcCCTTAGTTACGTCACTTAGAACACTGGTCTCAGCCACGTgcgatggctcgtgcctgtaatcccag
This genomic interval from Saimiri boliviensis isolate mSaiBol1 chromosome 14, mSaiBol1.pri, whole genome shotgun sequence contains the following:
- the FEM1A gene encoding protein fem-1 homolog A: MDLRTAVYNAARDGKLQLLQKLLSGRSREELDELTGEVAGGGTPLLIAARYGHLDVVEYLVDRCGASVEAGGSVHFDGETIEGAPPLWAASAAGHLDVVRSLLRRGASVNRTTRTNSTPLRAACFDGHLEVVRYLVGEHQADLEVANRHGHTCLMISCYKGHREIARYLLEQGAQVNRRSAKGNTALHDCAESGSLEILQLLLGCKARMERDGYGMTPLLAASVTGHTNIVEYLIQEQPGQEQVAGGEAQPGLPQEGPSTSQGCAQPRGAPCCRSSPEEPLNGESYESCCPTSREAAVEALELLGATYVDKKRDLLGALKHWRRAMELRHQGGEYLPKPEPPQLVLAYDYSREVNSTEELEALITDPDEMRMQALLIRERILGPSHPDTSYYIRYRGAVYADSGHFERCIRLWKYALDMQQSNLEPLSPMTASSFLSFAELFSYVLQDRAAKGSLGTQIGFADLMGVLTKGVREVERALQLAKEPGDSAQFTKALAIILHLLCLLEKVECAPSQEHLKHQTVYRLLKCAPRGKNGFTPLHMAVDKDTTQVGRYPVGVFPSLPVVKVLLDCGADPDSRDFDNNTPLHIAAQNNCPAIMNALMEAGAHMDATNAFKKTAYELLDEKLLARGTMQPFNYVTLQCLAARALDKNKIPYKGFIPEELEAFIELH